AAAGCCTGCTACAAGGTAGAGAAGGCCCAAGAGAAGAATAAGCTCTATGCTTTTTTGGGTGAAATGCTTCACTTCCTCGCGAGATGTACCAGACAGCCTTTTTGCCGCTCTCCAGATAAGGTAGAGAGCTATCAAAGACAGTACGGCAGTCGTATAGACGACGGGATGCCGAGTGGCGATAAACCAAAGAGGAAAGGTAATAAGAAGCGCAAATAGTCCGATTCCCAGCAAAAAAACAAGAAATGAGACGATAGTACGAAAAAATCTGACGTAAAGGCCTAAGAACAGGGTTATCCCGTGTCGTTTTTGATTATTCGATTTCATCATCCGATTGTTTACCTCTTTGTTCAAGTTTCTGTGCGGCCGCTTCGTAGCGGAAAGCGTTTTCTTCATCTCCCAGCGCTTCGGCCAATGCCGATAGGCGATGCAGGACCTCTATTGCCGAATCGAGGCGCTCCATCGCCTGATAGATCATGAAACATTGGCTAAAGGATGTATAGGCTTCATCATTGTCGTTTCGCTTTTCGGCAACTATGGCGATGGCGTAAAGGTCGTCGGCTATGGCAAGGCTGCGTTCCAAGGCTCTATCGATCAGCAGTGCTTCCTGAAGAAGTTCGTCAGCCTTCTCATATTGTCGGCTTGCAGTGGCCACCGAGGCAAGCATGTAAAGGTTGTTGGCCTCTTCTTCCCGGGCCTTCTCCCGGCGATTAATGGCGAGACTCGATATGAGAAATTCTTCGGCTTTTTCCAGATCACCCTGCCGCCTCATCAAAATCCCACGATCGTGATAGGCTACGGCGCGCTCTCTCGTATACTGTTTTTCGTCGGAAGGGAGGATTTCTGAGGCCTCCTGGAGCAGTATACCCGCTTTCTTCTCGTCATCGGTTGCAAGGTAGAATTCTCCAAGGAGGATTTTTCCCCGGGCCTGCTTGCCTACAAGACCCTCCTTCTCCGCAAGCATCAGCCCGTCGGAAAAGGCTTGTCGTGCCTCTTCAAACTCTTTTAACTCGAGACGACATCGTCCAATATCGAAATAACTGTCAATAATACCCTCTCTGTTGTCGGCAAGAACCTGCTGTCGAAGAGCGTAGGAAAAGAAGGTTAAGGCATCCTTGTATCTGCCTTCGGTGAAATATTCCTTTCCAAAACTTGCGAAATCGGCCGCCTGAGCCTTTTTCCCTTTTGCCGGCGGCTGCTCCTTCGGCAGCGACGAGCAGGCGGATAAAAGCACTACTGTCGCGAGAAGAATGCTAAAAGGAAAACTGCATGTGCGAATACCGTTGCTCCCTTCCATCAAAACTCCCGGTCCCGCAACCCTCCGAAGGTTGTCGGCTGGGCGGTCGTTTTGGGAATCCCTCCCCGAAGCAGGGGGTTGTTTTTCAGCCCGGTAAGCACATCCTCGCCTTGGTTTATCGCATCGATGGTCTGGTCGAGCAGGGTGCTGATTTGCGGCTGCTTTTCATTGGCAAAGGCAAGAAGCGTCCTGATTTCTTCGGCCGAAGAGGCAAGCGAATGAAGGATATTGCTCATCATCTTATAGAGTTCTTCATTATCGTTCAGTAATTTCGCCACCGATCCCTGCGGATTAAGGAGCCTTGTAGCAATGCCCGTCGTATCCTTGAGACTTTCGGTAAGGGTTTCCACATTGTCGAGAATGGAGCCGACCGGAGCAACGGCACCGTCACTCATCTCTCTGACATTGGCGGCTATGGTGTCGGTCTCTCTAATAAGCGAACCAAGGGGAGCCGTGTTTTTTCCATGTACCAGATCGTCGATACTAACCAGAAGTGTATTCAGGGAATCGATTGTCGGCCCGATACTGACCAATATATCGGAAACAGCGTCGCTTCCCTTCGGGATGGAGACCAGAGACTGAGCGACCAGCCTTTTACCTTCTTCCATATCAAGGGAAGGTATCATTGAATTCTCCGGTAGCGGCGGACCCTGGCTCTTTCCCGGATAAAAAAGGAGTCCGCTACTGCCTATTCCCAGGGGATTGACGGCCAGCTCGAGAACGGAGTTTTGGCTTACCTTTGAGTAATAGGTATCGAATATATGAAAATCAATCATGACGGTATTGTCCTCAAGCAGGGTAACCGCATCCACCGCCCCTATCTTGAAGCCCTTCAACTTTATAGGCATACCGTTTGAAAGGTTGTTTCCCGATTCAAATCGGCTGGTAAAGTGGTAATCTTTTGAAAACCAACGCTGGTTGATACCCATCAGAATCAGCAAGCCGGCAACTGCCAATAATGCAAGAAGAACGAAAAAACCGACGACCTGTTCCGCAAAGCGGATGTGGAATTTCATTCTGGTGTTACCCCCGAAGCCTTTCCGTCATACTACCTCTGCCCTCATTCGGTGTCAAACATCTTCAAGCAGGTTGAGGATATCGTCGTCATAGCTGGAAACATGTTCCAGAACCGAAGCTAAGACCCCTTTTGTTACGGGATGACTACTTCTTTTTACCACATTGAAGGGGCCGGATTCTACGATTTTTCCCCTGTCTATGATAAGCAGATGGTCGGCCAGAAGCGAGATGAGGTGTGAAGAGCCGCTGCTGATGATCATGGAAGTTCCCTCGATCTTCAGCCTTTTAAGCAATTCCAAAACCCTTGCCTCCGAAGCTGAATCAAGATTCAAAAGCGGCATATCGACGAAAAGCAGCTTCGGATGTGAAACGATCGCCCGTGCAATACCGATCATTTTTTGTTCGCCTCCGGAAATCTGGCTGGGACGCCTTTCCGGTTTGTCCCGATACCCCACCTCGGCCATTGTTTCCAATACCTTCCCGGATAGTTCTTCCCCAGATATATGCGGGAAATGTACCTTGAGAGGAAAGGCTACATTCTCAAAAACCGTTTGGTTTGCCCAGAGTGCGGCATCCTGAAAAATAAAACCGCTGTTTTTACGAAAGGCCTCTTCTTCCCCTCGCCTGAGTTGAAAAAAGCTCTTTTCATTGACTCTGACGATTCCCGAAGAGGGTGTGAGCAGACCGGCGGCAAGTTTCAGCAAGGTACTCTTACCGGAACCGGAGAAACCGAGGATCACCGTAACCGATCCGGGAGAAAAAACATGATTAATTTCCGAAATAATCTCGGTATCTCCGCGCATCATACAGACCGAATCCAAGCTGATGGTATACACTTGCGGCTTCCTTAGAGATAATAGATAAGGGTGATCAATGCATCGGCAACGATAATCAATACAAAGCTTTGCACAACGGCCTTTATGACAACCTGCGGGACCTCGGTGGAGGACTGCTCCACCCGAAACCCGTTGTACGTAGCCGAGAGCGCTATGATTGCACCGAATATGAGGCTCTTGATCATGCTGGAAACAATGTCGGCCGAACGGATATGCGTAATCAAATCATACATATAATCACGCATAGGAATCGGTTGGATGAAGCTGGTAACAAAAAACGAAGCGATCAGGCCGAAAAGGTTAAAATAGATGTTGAGAAGAATCATGCTGAATATCACGCCGAGGAAGCGTGGTACGACCAGATAGGAAATTGGATCGACTCCCACCGAGGTATAGGCCTCGATCTGATGGCTTACCACCATTTGTCCCAACTCGGTGGCGATTGCGGTGCCTGACCGGGCAATGATGATAAAGGCACAAAGCAAAGGTCCCAGTTCCCGCATGATGACCGTGATAAGAATCGAATAGATCAGCTCTCCCTGGCCGAACTGAGGAAGCAGATCCACACCGTAGACGATAATGACACCACCCAATATCAAGGCAATAAGACTGATGACTCCCAAGGCTTCGACGCCGGTAAACAACAGCTGCATCACAAGAACCCTGTAGCCGATCTGCCTGCGCCTGAAAAAGGGAACCGATTCCTTAATCGTCCGAAGGAAAAAGCCGCAGGCGTAAAAAAGTTCCCTGATAGAGGCTATTACCCTATGGCCAAGCTCTTGAAACATGTGCCAAGTGTAATCCATGACCCATCTTCAGGCAACATGCTGTAATGCCTGCCCCTCCTTGTGCCGATAGAAGAACTATAGTTCCAAAGCGGTTGACACAGATACAAGGCTGTTCCTACAATTCAGAAGAGGAGAAGCAATGCCACGGGCTGTACAATATAAGGCAAATTCCATCGTCTACTTCCAAGGTGATGTTGCCGAACGCATCTATATTCTAAAATCCGGAAAGGTAAGTCTGAATTACAACGACATCGAAACCGGGCAGGAGCTTCATGAGTTGATCCAAACCGGGGAGTTTTTCGGTGTAAAATCTGCCCTTGGCCGATACACCAGAGAAGAAACCGCCGTTGTTCTCTCCGATGCCCAAATGGTAGTCTTTACCGTTCCCGAATTCGAACAGCTAATCATGCAGAATACCAGAATCATCATGAAGATGCTTAAGGTCTTTTCCAACCAGCTGCGTCGTATCCATAAGCAGGTCAGGAACCTGATCAGTTCGGGTAAGGAGAGTACCGATCCCGAAAGTGGTCTGTTTCGGATCGGTCAGTACTATCATCGGGCAAAAAAGTTTCCTCAGGCATTGTATGCCTACCGTCGCTACCTTACCTATTACCCTTCGGGAAAATATGCCGATGAGGCAAACCGCAATATTCCTCTCGCCGAGCAGAATGCCCAGGGATCTATGCGTAGTTCGGCTCCCGTGAGCGCAGCACCTGCCCGGGAAGAACTCTCGAATGCAGCCAAGGCTTACTACAATGCTGTGAGTCTCCACAGTCAGGAAAAGTATCAGGAAGCGTTGAAAGAATTTCAGCGTATTGCCTCGGATAAAGCTGATCAGGAGTATGCGGCAAAAGCCGCATTTGAGATCGGTCGCTGTTATTTCGCCCTTGGTCGGTACGACGAGTGCATCAGACATCTAAGCGGCATGATCAAAACCTATCCCAAACATCCGGACCTGACCGATGCCCTTTTCTACGTTGGAAGTTGTTATGAAAAAAAGGACGATATCCCAAAGGCCCTCGGATTTTACAAGAAAATTCTTACCATGGTTCGTGAGGATATGCCGATACACCGGAAAGTGAAGAAAGCAATTGCCGCAATGGGGGCTGCATCATGAGTCTTGACCTTTCAATGTTCGGACGTTTTGCCCAGACCTATCAGCCCGGTGATATCATCTTCTGTGAATATGAACCCGGCGATACCTTCTATCTCATTCAGTCCGGAAGGGTTCAAATCGTAAAAATCATGGATGATATCGAGAAGAACGTTGATATTCTTCAGCCGGGGGAAATTTTCGGCGAAATGGCTATTCTTGAAGAGGCTCCCCGTTCCGCTTCGGCCGTTGCCATCGATAAGGTGGTAGCTCTCGAATTCAACCGCGCCAACTTCGAGATCCTTATGAAGGGAAATCCCCAGATCGCCCTAAAACTTTTGAAGCTTTTTACAAAGCGTATCTATGATCAGAAGCGTCGCTTTATGATTCTTACCCTGGATGATATCCAGGCCAGGGTTGCAGACGTCTTTATCATGCTTGCGGAGACTCAGCCTGCAGACGATCCGGATGTAAACGAGCGGATCTTTAAGACCACCGTCGATGATATTGCGCACTGGGCCGGGATGAGTCCCGACAAATGCAAGCAAATTCTCCAGCATTTTGCAAACCAGCGCCGCATAGAGCTCTATGAAGATAGGATTGTGGTAAAGAATATCAACGATTTCGGTCGTTTCGTTCAGAGCCGCAGGCGTAATCAGCAGGTCGAATAATTACCCTTCGGTACTTGATTTTTTTCTCAGCATTGGGTAGTTTTTTTCAGCACGCCAAAGTAGCTCAGGGGTAGAGCAACGCTCTCGTAAAGCGTAGGTCGTGAGTTCGAATCTCACCTTTGGCTCTAATCTCTTGCCAGGAGTTTATGGAATAGCAAGTGGTTCTGTGGGTCATATCCTGGTTCCAAGTGATAGTTTACGGTGAGTTCGCCGCCATCGTTGTCGGCTTGTATTTTTTTCAGCCATTCACCAATTTCCACTTCGCCGGTACCGGGGAGCAGCAGTTCAAGGGGCGGCATGAGATCGATCGGCAGGGTATTCCCGAAAAACCTTCTCACTGCTGCCACGTCGGTCCCGCTTCCGGTATCGAGAACGGCTATGGGCGCGCCCTTTTTTATGGATTCAAGGAGGTGCGTGCAATTCCCGCAATGGTGGAGCCGTATCGGACCAATCGCTTTTCCGAGTCGCTTAAGCGAGGGGATGATGAGTTCTCCGTAATCACTAGGGCTTAACATGGTTCCCGAGCATTCTCCGATGTGGAGTCCTGTTATCGTCATCCCGGCAGCCCTGGCAAAGGTAAAAATCAACCTTGTACAAACCTCTTCGTACCAAAGAAAGAAGGATGGCAGGAAATCCGGCTTATCGTAGATCGAGAATAGAACATCCTGACCGAAAAATTTTAAGGCGGTAGTTAGTGGACCGTGTATGGTGGCCCTTCCGCCTCTGTCCCAGAAAAAGGGTGGGATGACGGTTCCTTCTTTTTTGAGTGCTTCAATCTCTGACAACCAGTTTTTCACCATCGGATGGGCTGTGAGTTCTCCCGGTTCCGGTAATGCTTGTACGGAAGTGATACCGGAAAGGGGTTTTTCTTCTATATCTGCGTCCTGGTCGGGATAGGCAATAAACCTGGCGCCAAGCAGCATGCCGATGATGAGGTTGGGTTGAATTGCTCCGACAAGAAAATCCTCAGGATGGTAGTGAGGCAGGGAAACCAAATTCGATTCCAGGTTACAGATGGCATATCCTGAGAAGTGCTGTTCCAAAAACGATGCAATCTTCAGATCGACCTCTTGTCGAAACCGAGGAGAAAAATAGTACTCTTCGCCGAACCTTATTCCCGTTTCTCTGTGTATCCATCCATTTGAGACACTTGCCGCTATCCTGACCACCTGAAGCCTCCTTCCCTCTATGATAGGCCCCTTATGGGCAAAGCGGAAGAATGATTTCTTCTCATACCCGAGAAGCCTTTTTAGGAAGAAGAGCGGAAAAGGTATGATATCTGCTCATACCTATTGTACCGGCTTTTGAAAAAAGTGCATGAAATGTTGTGGAAACTTCATACTTGTGGATTAAGAAATTCTTCCTCTACAATCACTTAGAACATCAAAGGAGTTTTTTTTGTGAAGCGTAAGAATACCACTATGGTGCTCCTCTTCCTGGGCCCTTGTCTCTTGCTCTATCTGCTTTTGTTTCTTTATCCCGCGGTAAAGGCCTTTTTTGTCAGCCTCTTTGACTGGAACGGTTTTACTTCGGACATGCAATTTATTGGTCTTGGAAATTTCCGGGAACTTTTTTCCGATACGCATTTCTGGTCGGTCGTTATGGCCAACAGCTTCGGCATCATTTTTTTCGGTGGGATTCTGACCTTTGGTATCGCCTTTTTTCTGAGTGGTCTTATTGCTACCGGTCCGAAGGGAAAGAAATTTATGCGTGGATTGATCTACTTTCCCTCGATTATCAACCCCGTCGCCGTCGCCATTCTGTGGTCGTTTATCTATAACCACCAGTATGGTTTGCTGAACGGTTTTTTACGGGTGATAGGGCTTGGGCATATTCAGCCGACATGGACGGCCCCAGACACCCTGTTTTGGGCTATTCTGGTTGCGCTGGTCTGGATGTATTCGGGATTTTACTTTGTGATCCTCTCTTCGGCCCTGGAGAGGGTTCCTGTCGACCTCGTTGAATCGGCAAAATTAGAGGGCGCTTCCGAATTCCGTATTTTCTTTACGATAAAAATTCCGATGATTTGGGACGTCCTCGTTACCACGATTATTTTTTGGTGTATTACCGCAGTCAAGGAGTTTTCCCTCCTGTATGCCTGGGGTGGGGGTGTGGATGTTCCGCAGGCAGGGGCACAGAACCTCGCAACCTACATGTATATGACGGCCTTCGGACGGAGAGTGACCATGTACCGCATGGGATATAGCACAGCCATGGGTGTGGTGATGTTTCTTATCGTTGCCCTTTTTTATCTTATCATTACCCGCCTCACCAGGCGCGAAGAAATTCAGTATTAGGAGTAAGCGCATGAAAATCCTGACAAAAGGACGTACTGCCTGGGACATCATAGCGAGAGTGCTTCTTTATCTATGGTGCGCTTTTTCCATATTTGTTTTTCTTTGGGTCATCAACAGCTCTCTGAAAACAAATCAGGGATTTTTCTCGGATATCTGGGGAATCGCACACTCACCGCAATACGGGAACTATCGAAAAATCTGGACGACCTACCATTTGGGAACCTACTTCATTAATTCGCTTCTCATCGTTATTCCCTCTGTCTTAGGCTTGCTGGCCGTCAGTGCTCCGGCCGCATATGTTCTGGCACGCAAAGAGTTTCCTTTTCGGAAGCAGATTACCAACCTGGTTTCTTTCGGCATGGGGATTCCCTACCAGTTGCTGCTGGTCCCTCTCTTTTTTCTCCTTTTTAACCTGCGGCTGATAAACAGCAAATTCGGGCTCATCATGGTGTACATTGCCCTTTCCATTCCCTTTACCGTATTTTTGCTGCTTGGCTATTTTCGTACCCTGCCCAAAAGCCTTGAGGAAGCGGCCGAGATCGACGGATGTGGTCCCATGCTTACCTTTTTTCGGATCATGCTGCCTTTGACACGAAACGGTTTGGTTGCCGCCGCCGTCTTGAATTTCGTGGGGTTGTGGAATGAGTTTTTATTGGCCCTTACCTTCATCAGCAAAGATTCCAACTATACCCTCTCCATGGGACTTTATGCCCTTCAGGGGAGTCTCCAATACACAGGAGATTGGGTCTCGCTTTTTGCAGCCTTTACCCTGGTGGTTATCCCTACCTTTCTGCTGTTCATTCTCCTTTCCCGAACCATCGTGGCCGGTATGACCATGGGGGCGGTGAAGGAATAAAATTCGGAGGTTTGAAAATGAAAAAGAGGTTGTCGATTCTTGCCTTGATCGCTCTGACGCTCCTCGGCTCTTTGTATGCCGGAGGAACGCAGGAGGGAGCTTCTGACGGTTCTATCGAGTATGTATCGATGTGGAACGCCGGAGAGCCCCAGGCAATCTTCATGGAAACAATGGCAAAACAGTTTGAAGAGGAGACTGGCATCAAGGTTGATATAACCTTTGCCGGTCGGGATGTCCTTACGAAAATACGGAGTCGCCTGTTGATGCAGGATGCCCCCGACCTGATCGATCAGGATTTTAGTGAACTTTCCGGTGCACTGCTCAAGGGTGACAACGTCCTGGTGGAACCCCTCAATGATTTTCTTTACAAGACAGAGGGGCCCGAGGGGCAAAAACAGATGATGGACCTTTTTGATGAGCATCTGGTGAAGCTGTATGCAAAGGATGATTCGATCTACTTTTTCCCATACGAATTTATCACCTCCGGTTTCTTCTACGACAAGACCCTTTTCGCCGAACATGGCCTTGCCGCACCTGAAAATTGGAAAGAATTTATCGATACCAATCAGCAACTTACAAGCACCGGTGTCCCTGCTCTCGCTCTTGACGGGAATATCTCATTTTACAATGCCTACTACTACTATTGGGCGCTTACCAGGGTCATGGGTCCCGGCCATTTAAAAGATGCTGCGGCAGATGCCAGTGGAAAGGTCTGGGATGATCCCGGATACCTAAGCGCCGCCAGGATGGTGTATGAATTGAGTGCAGGTGGAAAGAATTTTTTCCAGCCGGGCTATGCGGGCAGCAACTATCCCGCCGCCCAGGCTGACTGGGCACTGAACAAGTCGGGCTCTATTCTTTGCGGTACCTGGATCCCATCCGAGACAAAGGAACAGCAAGTCGACGGTTTTGAGGTCGGTTTTTATCCCTTTCCCGAGGTTTCAGGAGGCAAAGGATCAAGCGCCGATGTCGAAGCCTACCTGATCGGCTTTGCCATTCCTACGGGAGCGAAAAACATCGAGGGAGCCAAGGCCTTTATGAAGTATATAAGCAGAAAGGAAAACGCCGAAAAACTGGCACACGATACCATCAATATTGCGGCTCGGAGAGATGCCTCCTACCCGGATCTTCTTACCGAGGTAAAACCGGTAGTGGAGCATGCCGAGAATTTCCACGTCTCCTATGACGGCGCCATGCAGCTTTACCCAGAGTGGTTTGCCAATGTATTTTATCCCGCTGATAACGATCTCGTTTTCGGAAAAATCACTCCGGAAGCCTTTATCGCAAGGATGAAGAGTGAGACGGCAAGGTATTGGGAAAGTAAGAAATAGACAATGATTCGGCAAGGAGCTCTCAGAGCTTTCCGAGGGCTCCTTTTCTGATATGATGAACGGCAATGATCTATCTGATTCCTGTCTATCTGATTTTTTCTCTTATTGTGACCATACGGCAAAAAAAGGATTCCAGCCTTTTATGGTTTCTATTAATGCCGATTGGTTTTTCTCTTGCTCTTTTCGGTCTCATTCTTTTTACCGAATACGTCTCCTTCGCCAATTTCATCGAAAATCCTCTTTTGATAAGCAGCAATCTCTTCATCTGGAAGTTGAACTACTATCTTGATCTCTCAATCTTCGGCATGTACCGCCTCATGGATGTCGGCATAGCCTTGTATATGCTCGGTGCGATAGGTTTTCCCCTTTCTCAGCACCCCCGCAGGGGGCTTCTGCGCAAGGGCAGCTTTATTGTTGCCGTACCGGCATTGCTCATCCTTCTTGCCGATCCGGGGATCCTTCAACACGTATTCGAGCCCGATTCGGTCTTCCAGGGAATGCAGGAGATCCTGAGCGGCTTGAACATTCTCAATCGTCTGTTGAATATTCTGGTGAAGGCGGCCTTGATCACCAGTCTGGTTCTTTCGCTTTGGATATACTCGAAAACGCCGAAGCCTTTTAGAAAACGATCGGAACTGATTATCCTCGGGCTTGTTCCGATACATGTTTTGGTTTTTGTTCTCTTTTATTGGTTTCCGAGCCATTCGATCCATATATGGCGCTTGTCGACGGTAAAACTCATCAGTCTTCCGTATACTCGTTTTACCGCGTCGCTTATTTTTGTGCTTTCCTTTTTTTCGCTTGGTGTCTTAATCTATATCAGCATTGTCTATAACAGTTTTGCCCTGAATGATCAGCGCCATCAGATCGGCTTTAAGGCGAGGATGAAGACAGCCGGCAGCGGCCTTAAGATTTTTACTCACTCGATCAAGAACCAGTTTATTGCGGTGAAGCTCCTTGCAGAACAGGGCCTTGTACAGGAAGCAAGCCACCAACAGCTGGAAGGTATCCATGCAATCTGCGAAAAGACTATCGCAAGGCTCAATGCCCTTCCCGTGCTTCCAGACCGTATCGCCTTAACATATTCGCATCTTACAACCTCTTCACTGCTTGGACGGATCGAAAAGGAGTATCCCGATGTTGTGGTTCGCAATACCGTTCCGACGGCGAAGATGGTGGTAGACGAACATTATTTCATCGAGGTCCTGCGGAATCTCATCATCAACAGTAAGGAAGCCGTCAGGGGCGTGGAAAACCCCTACATCATTATGTACTGTAACCGCCAGTTGGATTATCTTGTTATTTCCGTCGAGGACAATGGCTGCGGCATCGACCGCGCCAGGCAGAAGCATGTTTTCGAGCCCTTTTATTCTACGAAGCCTTCAATCACCAATTGGGGAATGGGGCTTGCGTTTTCCCAGCAGCTTGTAGAGGCGTTCGGGGGAACGATGCGTCTCGAAAGTATGCCGGATATCTTTACTAAGGTCGAAATATATATCCCGGAGGCTTCAGATGAATGATAAAAAATCAATTACCTGTATTGTCGCCGAAGATTTTCCCGAACTCAATAACATCTATCAAAGTATTCTTAATCATGAGCCTGATATTCGGGTGGTTGCTTCCGTAACCAGCGGGCGGGAACTCCTTTGTGCGGTGGAACAATACCTGCCCGATGTGATCTTGATGGATATTGAGATGGAAAGTCCGACCGCCGGAATAGATTACTGCCGACAGATCAGTCGTTCCTATCCCGATATTCGGATCGTCATTCTTACCTGCCATGAAGAAGAGGAGCGGGTCTTATCTGCCTTCGAGGCTGGGGCTGTCGATTATCTTCTCAAAACGGATTCTATGTCCGATATCATCATTGCCATAAAGAAGGCGTACAAGCACAGTTCTCCCATTCACAGCTATGCGGCCCAGATGCTTAGAAAGCAGATGCGGGCGATGGGGCATTATAAGGAAGAGCTTCAAAAGTTTACGATGGCCTTTATGACACTCACTCCTGCCGAGGTAGGGATCCTCAAGTTATTGCTCGACGGCTATAAACAAAAGGAGATTGCAAAGTATAAACATGTCGAACTGGTGACGGTAAAAAGTCACGTCACCAGAATTCTAAAGAAATTCTCTCTTCGCAGGACCAGTGAGGTCGTTGAAATGATTCGTTCCCTCGATGCTCAGGATTTTGTCAGGCAATCGAAGTCGGTATAGCCGATAGCTTCGAAGCTATGAACGGTAGCCCTTTGGATTTTTGGACTGCCAGTTCCAGGC
This genomic stretch from Sediminispirochaeta bajacaliforniensis DSM 16054 harbors:
- a CDS encoding MlaD family protein — protein: MKFHIRFAEQVVGFFVLLALLAVAGLLILMGINQRWFSKDYHFTSRFESGNNLSNGMPIKLKGFKIGAVDAVTLLEDNTVMIDFHIFDTYYSKVSQNSVLELAVNPLGIGSSGLLFYPGKSQGPPLPENSMIPSLDMEEGKRLVAQSLVSIPKGSDAVSDILVSIGPTIDSLNTLLVSIDDLVHGKNTAPLGSLIRETDTIAANVREMSDGAVAPVGSILDNVETLTESLKDTTGIATRLLNPQGSVAKLLNDNEELYKMMSNILHSLASSAEEIRTLLAFANEKQPQISTLLDQTIDAINQGEDVLTGLKNNPLLRGGIPKTTAQPTTFGGLRDREF
- a CDS encoding cyclic nucleotide-binding domain-containing protein, which produces MPRAVQYKANSIVYFQGDVAERIYILKSGKVSLNYNDIETGQELHELIQTGEFFGVKSALGRYTREETAVVLSDAQMVVFTVPEFEQLIMQNTRIIMKMLKVFSNQLRRIHKQVRNLISSGKESTDPESGLFRIGQYYHRAKKFPQALYAYRRYLTYYPSGKYADEANRNIPLAEQNAQGSMRSSAPVSAAPAREELSNAAKAYYNAVSLHSQEKYQEALKEFQRIASDKADQEYAAKAAFEIGRCYFALGRYDECIRHLSGMIKTYPKHPDLTDALFYVGSCYEKKDDIPKALGFYKKILTMVREDMPIHRKVKKAIAAMGAAS
- a CDS encoding carbohydrate ABC transporter permease, coding for MKRKNTTMVLLFLGPCLLLYLLLFLYPAVKAFFVSLFDWNGFTSDMQFIGLGNFRELFSDTHFWSVVMANSFGIIFFGGILTFGIAFFLSGLIATGPKGKKFMRGLIYFPSIINPVAVAILWSFIYNHQYGLLNGFLRVIGLGHIQPTWTAPDTLFWAILVALVWMYSGFYFVILSSALERVPVDLVESAKLEGASEFRIFFTIKIPMIWDVLVTTIIFWCITAVKEFSLLYAWGGGVDVPQAGAQNLATYMYMTAFGRRVTMYRMGYSTAMGVVMFLIVALFYLIITRLTRREEIQY
- a CDS encoding carbohydrate ABC transporter permease; translation: MKILTKGRTAWDIIARVLLYLWCAFSIFVFLWVINSSLKTNQGFFSDIWGIAHSPQYGNYRKIWTTYHLGTYFINSLLIVIPSVLGLLAVSAPAAYVLARKEFPFRKQITNLVSFGMGIPYQLLLVPLFFLLFNLRLINSKFGLIMVYIALSIPFTVFLLLGYFRTLPKSLEEAAEIDGCGPMLTFFRIMLPLTRNGLVAAAVLNFVGLWNEFLLALTFISKDSNYTLSMGLYALQGSLQYTGDWVSLFAAFTLVVIPTFLLFILLSRTIVAGMTMGAVKE
- a CDS encoding ATP-binding cassette domain-containing protein; translated protein: MYTISLDSVCMMRGDTEIISEINHVFSPGSVTVILGFSGSGKSTLLKLAAGLLTPSSGIVRVNEKSFFQLRRGEEEAFRKNSGFIFQDAALWANQTVFENVAFPLKVHFPHISGEELSGKVLETMAEVGYRDKPERRPSQISGGEQKMIGIARAIVSHPKLLFVDMPLLNLDSASEARVLELLKRLKIEGTSMIISSGSSHLISLLADHLLIIDRGKIVESGPFNVVKRSSHPVTKGVLASVLEHVSSYDDDILNLLEDV
- a CDS encoding MlaE family ABC transporter permease, with product MFQELGHRVIASIRELFYACGFFLRTIKESVPFFRRRQIGYRVLVMQLLFTGVEALGVISLIALILGGVIIVYGVDLLPQFGQGELIYSILITVIMRELGPLLCAFIIIARSGTAIATELGQMVVSHQIEAYTSVGVDPISYLVVPRFLGVIFSMILLNIYFNLFGLIASFFVTSFIQPIPMRDYMYDLITHIRSADIVSSMIKSLIFGAIIALSATYNGFRVEQSSTEVPQVVIKAVVQSFVLIIVADALITLIYYL
- a CDS encoding uroporphyrinogen decarboxylase family protein, with product MVRIAASVSNGWIHRETGIRFGEEYYFSPRFRQEVDLKIASFLEQHFSGYAICNLESNLVSLPHYHPEDFLVGAIQPNLIIGMLLGARFIAYPDQDADIEEKPLSGITSVQALPEPGELTAHPMVKNWLSEIEALKKEGTVIPPFFWDRGGRATIHGPLTTALKFFGQDVLFSIYDKPDFLPSFFLWYEEVCTRLIFTFARAAGMTITGLHIGECSGTMLSPSDYGELIIPSLKRLGKAIGPIRLHHCGNCTHLLESIKKGAPIAVLDTGSGTDVAAVRRFFGNTLPIDLMPPLELLLPGTGEVEIGEWLKKIQADNDGGELTVNYHLEPGYDPQNHLLFHKLLARD
- a CDS encoding tetratricopeptide repeat protein, which produces MEGSNGIRTCSFPFSILLATVVLLSACSSLPKEQPPAKGKKAQAADFASFGKEYFTEGRYKDALTFFSYALRQQVLADNREGIIDSYFDIGRCRLELKEFEEARQAFSDGLMLAEKEGLVGKQARGKILLGEFYLATDDEKKAGILLQEASEILPSDEKQYTRERAVAYHDRGILMRRQGDLEKAEEFLISSLAINRREKAREEEANNLYMLASVATASRQYEKADELLQEALLIDRALERSLAIADDLYAIAIVAEKRNDNDEAYTSFSQCFMIYQAMERLDSAIEVLHRLSALAEALGDEENAFRYEAAAQKLEQRGKQSDDEIE
- a CDS encoding Crp/Fnr family transcriptional regulator; translation: MSLDLSMFGRFAQTYQPGDIIFCEYEPGDTFYLIQSGRVQIVKIMDDIEKNVDILQPGEIFGEMAILEEAPRSASAVAIDKVVALEFNRANFEILMKGNPQIALKLLKLFTKRIYDQKRRFMILTLDDIQARVADVFIMLAETQPADDPDVNERIFKTTVDDIAHWAGMSPDKCKQILQHFANQRRIELYEDRIVVKNINDFGRFVQSRRRNQQVE